Part of the Cucurbita pepo subsp. pepo cultivar mu-cu-16 unplaced genomic scaffold, ASM280686v2 Cp4.1_scaffold002235, whole genome shotgun sequence genome, TAATGAGTTCATGAGTTAGATTGAGGTTACTTCATATACTTGGGCTAAACTATCATTCAATGGTGAACATTGAACACAAATTGAGTCAATCATGTATGTTTTGTTAGCTATTTTCTAGTATAAGGAGTTGAATCTCACTAATGAGCAGCTGGATCTTTAAATGGTCATAAACTTGCGTTGGTGTTTCCATTTGGACCGATTATGAGGTTCAGCTAAAAGATGACAAATTGTTTGAAAGTTGACTTTGCTTAGCACTGTTAACCTTCAGATTCGCCATCTTTTTTATGAATAAGCAGGATTAGAGGATACTTCTCTATCACTTTTGTTTTACTTCTAATTATCAACTGCCGTCCAATCTTTATTTATCCCTTGAGAGATAATGGTGTACCACCTTCGCTTCCTCTGTAGACAATCGTGCCTTACTACTCGTATATTATCCTTTGACACTTGGTTCGAACTTCAGCTAATGACAATAACCTTGTACACATGGCACAGGTAAGCCAATCATTGCAGGAAAAATGGTCGTTGACATTGCATATTTTGGGTGGCACATGTATAGGGACAGCCACGACATTTGTGTTGAGACGTCCTGCCCTTACTCGTTTGGTGATTTTGCACTCGCTCCATTGCAAACGCCTCTGGCATTCTTTTTACCAGTAAGTTACTACTCATTTCATGTTTACCACTtgtgtttgtatttttcttgtagtttctggtttttattttcctaaaataagttaaaaggAACAAGGTTTTATCGTGCCTCAATTGATCTAGTAAAGTCAACTGTCGTCTTCAAAGGATACGTGCTCTACCTTCCATTTTCTACTTCAGAGCTCCAACTCCCagttatagaaaaaaaaaaaagaggctTTCTCATCTGAAGAGGTTCATGATGACCTTATTATCCAAAGGAACTCGGATTGATCGGGACGAAAAATCTTAGATATATACACACAatcattgatttctttttcttttaattatcatGCACTCTAactatttccttttccttgcAGGGTTCATATCATATGCAGATAACCGTTGTTGATGGAGATGATaacaaacttgcatgctttgGCTTTGATTATGAATTGGTGATTGCATCACTATTTGGAGATAGCTAAGAGCTTTTATTTACTGATTATTCAGCAACTGGTCTTTGTATATATGAACCCTTCTAGAGCTTTGGCACTTTTAGATCTTTGTTTGTTCCACGGGCAGACAACTTTGTACTGACCATTTGAAGAACTTATTCACGAGAATGAGCAGTGAAAATCACACAGATTACTTTGTTCTTTGTAGATATAAAGTGGAAAGAGAAACAATGGAGTACCTCGCTCCGCAccacattaaattaaaataagttttacTACTTGAGGAAAGATtcaacatttatatttattcttgTTTTAATGTGATCATTGATGTAAAGAAGTTTCTTCCTATAGATGTTTGAATTCTTGAACTTGATATTGATACACTTTTTATCATTGATGTTTTCTAGTCTCTTATATGCATAATTACCATAAAAAGTTTTGTTCTTCACTGAGCTGAGGATTACAAGACAGTACGGTAGAACC contains:
- the LOC111786644 gene encoding uncharacterized protein LOC111786644: MPFCVDIHIIDIYSSTDADETAKYDIMVKGVQISPSPIVRGRPINMTFNLIIGKPIIAGKMVVDIAYFGWHMYRDSHDICVETSCPYSFGDFALAPLQTPLAFFLPGSYHMQITVVDGDDNKLACFGFDYELVIASLFGDS